One Anolis carolinensis isolate JA03-04 chromosome 5, rAnoCar3.1.pri, whole genome shotgun sequence DNA segment encodes these proteins:
- the bltp3b gene encoding bridge-like lipid transfer protein family member 3B isoform X3, whose product MAGLIKKQILKHLSRFTKNLSPDKINLSTLKGEGQLTNLELDEEVLQNMLDLPTWLAINKVFCNKASIRIPWTKLKTHPICLSLDKVIMEMSTCEEPRAPNGPSPIATASGQSGYGFAEKVVEGISVSVNSIIIRIGAKAFNASFELSQLRIYSVNANWEHGDLRFTRLQESQRGEVLTFKEINWQMIRIEADAIQSSQHEIMSAPVRLITNQSKIRVTLKRRLKDCNVVASKLILILDDLLWVLTDSQLKAMVQYAKSLSEAIEKSADQRKSLASEPTQNSTPASSSQQVKAQQSSAASDQNDAIVKLFNDFDVKETSYHLAVSHLDLHICDDIHSKEKDANRRVSGGAMQLSFSQLTVDYYPFHKADDSCSHWMHFSDATKARSLWAEELLQEFKSNVELLKQAVKDQDVDSPTKSSPQESPQHTQAGKEQIPKGVTKPSSVSPQQPMDKLMCSPVVVRLADVNIYQVSTAEQYRRSPKTLISCNKKSLYLPPEMPAIHIEFTEYYYPDVKDFPIYYSF is encoded by the exons ATGGCGGGCCTGATCAAGAAGCAGATCCTGAAGCACCTCTCCAG GTTTACAAAAAACCTCTCACCTGACAAAATCAACCTGAGCACCCTAAAAGGAGAAGGTCAACTAACCAATTTGGAGCTTGATGAAGAAGTGCTTCAGAATATGCTGGATCTTCCTACCTGGCTTGCCATCAATAAGGTCTTTTGCAATAAAGCATCTATTAGA ATACCATGGACAAAATTGAAAACACATCCAATATGTTTG TCACTGGATAAGGTAATAATGGAAATGAGTACATGTGAAGAACCTCGTGCCCCTAATGGACCATCTCCAATAGCAACTGCCTCAGGGCAAAG TGGATATGGTTTTGCTGAAAAAGTTGTGGAAGGAATATCTGTTTCTGTAAACTCAATCATCATTCGAATTGGAGCAAAAGCTTTCAATGCATCATTTGAACTTTCCCAGCTGAGAATATATAGTGTAAATGCAAACTGGGAACATGGTGACCTAAGATTTACTCGATTACAAGAATCCCAACGTGGAGAG GTTTTaacatttaaagaaataaattGGCAGATGATCAGAATAGAAGCAGATGCAATCCAAAGCTCTCAGCATGAAATCATGAGTGCTCCAGTTCGTCTGATTACTAACCAGTCCAAAATCAGGGTCACGTTAAAAAGAAGG TTAAAGGATTGCAACGTAGTGGCATCCAAGCTGATTCTAATACTGGATGACTTGCTCTGGGTTTTGACTGATTCCCAACTGAAAGCTATGGTACAGTATGCTAAATCTCTTAGTGAAGCAATAGAAAAGTCAGCTGATCAGAGGAAAAGTCTAGCTTCTGAACCCACACAG AATTCCACTCCTGCATCCAGTTCTCAACAGGTGAAAGCACAACAGTCTTCTGCAGCTAGTGATCAAAATGATGCAATTGTGAAACTATTCAATGATTTTGATGTTAAAGAAACCTCTTACCATCTAGCAGTTTCACATTTGGATCTGCATATATGTGATGATATTCACTCCAAGGAAAAGG ATGCAAATAGGCGAGTTTCAGGAGGTGCTATGCAGTTATCCTTTAGTCAGTTAACTGTAGACTACTACCCTTTTCACAAAGCAG ATGACAGCTGCAGCCATTGGATGCATTTTAGTGATGCTACCAAAGCCAGAAGTTTATGGGCAGAAGAATTATTGCAAGAGTTCAAAAGCAATGTTGAATTGCTTAAGCAGGCTGTGAAGGATCAAGATGTAGATTCTCCCACTAAATCATCACCTCAGGAGTCTCCACAGCACACACAAGCAG GCAAGGAACAAATACCAAAAGGAGTCACCAAGCCTTCCTCTGTGTCACCACAGCAACCAATGGATAAGCTAATGTGCAGCCCTGTTGTGGTTAGGCTTGCAGATGTTAATATTTATCAG